A section of the Chelmon rostratus isolate fCheRos1 chromosome 16, fCheRos1.pri, whole genome shotgun sequence genome encodes:
- the rab42a gene encoding ras-related protein Rab-42a — MDILWQYQFRIILLGDSTVGKSSLLKRFTDGIYSDVADPTVGVDFYARSLDIEPGVKIKLQLWDTAGQERFRSITTSYYRNSVGGLLVFDLTNRKTFDHVREWHKEVSEHILPHHMVYILIGHKSDLNKDRKVSRDEAEQLAAELGIRYVETSAKCNSNVDRAFELLTRDIYELMKMGEIVTRDGWDGVKSGLTAKVLYPAEEEEDLAAPTAEKGCHC; from the exons ATGGATATTTTGTGGCAATACCAGTTCAGGATCATTCTGCTCGGGGATTCGACTGTGGGCAAGTCGTCGCTGCTGAAACGCTTCACGGACGGAATTTACAGCGATGTGGCGGACCCGACGGTCGGGGTAGATTTTTACGCCCGCTCGCTTGACATCGAGCCCGGGgtgaaaataaagctgcagctctgggacACGGCTGGCCAGGAACGATTCAG GTCCATCACAACATCATACTACCGTAACTCCGTTGGCGGGCTACTAGTCTTTGATCTCACCAATCGCAAGACCTTTGACCATGTTAGGGAGTGGCACAAGGAGGTGAGTGAGCACATCCTGCCTCACCACATGGTCTACATCCTCATTGGCCACAAGAGCGACCTCAACAAGGACCGCAAGGTAAGCCGGGACGAGGCGGAGCAGCTGGCGGCCGAGCTGGGCATCCGCTACGTGGAGACGTCGGCCAAGTGCAACAGCAACGTGGACCGGGCCTTCGAGCTGCTGACCAGAGACATCTACGAGCTGATGAAGATGGGCGAGATCGTCACGCGCGACGGCTGGGACGGGGTGAAGAGCGGCCTCACCGCCAAGGTCCTCTACCCAGCCGAGGAAGAAGAGGACCTAGCCGCCCCGACCGCCGAGAAGGGCTGCCACTGCTGA